The following proteins are co-located in the Hydrogenophaga sp. RAC07 genome:
- the yihA gene encoding ribosome biogenesis GTP-binding protein YihA/YsxC, which produces MTQNHTPATPPASPSADAKSPQARTPNAGKPTDPLNPDVKIAHGWLHTARFLTTAPQLEHLPPLTVPEVAFVGRSNAGKSTCINTLTQQKRLAFASKTPGRTQSINLFSLGKQGVTDAVLADLPGYGYAAVPREAKLRWQRVMGNYLLTRENLKGVVLLIDPRLGLTELDDILLEVIRPRVQEGLKFLVLLTKSDKLNHAEAQKALSIARLQSGGGEARLFSALKKKGLDEVAQMLWRWTHEDGPAVVAPAAAEEPEDEPPALD; this is translated from the coding sequence ATGACCCAGAACCACACTCCAGCCACCCCCCCTGCTTCCCCGTCCGCGGACGCCAAAAGCCCCCAAGCCCGGACACCCAACGCTGGAAAACCCACCGATCCGCTGAACCCCGACGTGAAGATCGCGCACGGATGGTTGCACACCGCCCGCTTCCTCACCACCGCCCCGCAGCTCGAACACCTGCCTCCTCTCACGGTGCCCGAGGTGGCCTTTGTCGGCCGCTCCAACGCCGGCAAGTCCACCTGCATCAACACCCTGACGCAGCAAAAGCGCCTGGCTTTTGCCTCCAAGACGCCAGGGCGCACGCAGAGCATCAACCTGTTCTCACTCGGCAAACAGGGTGTCACCGACGCCGTGCTGGCCGACCTGCCGGGCTACGGCTACGCGGCGGTGCCGCGCGAGGCCAAGCTGCGCTGGCAGCGCGTCATGGGCAACTATTTGCTCACGCGCGAAAACCTCAAGGGCGTGGTGCTGCTGATCGACCCGCGCCTGGGCCTGACCGAACTCGACGACATCCTGCTCGAAGTGATCCGCCCGCGCGTCCAGGAGGGCCTGAAGTTTTTGGTGCTGCTCACCAAATCCGACAAGCTCAACCACGCCGAAGCTCAAAAGGCACTGTCGATTGCGCGACTGCAGTCGGGTGGCGGCGAGGCGAGACTCTTCTCGGCCTTGAAGAAAAAGGGGCTGGATGAAGTGGCCCAGATGCTCTGGCGCTGGACGCACGAAGACGGCCCTGCCGTGGTCGCACCGGCCGCGGCCGAAGAACCCGAAGACGAGCCGCCCGCCCTCGATTGA
- a CDS encoding alpha/beta fold hydrolase gives MIDTFQQTLPHGITLSCRAAGERGRPVLLFLHGFPEAAFVWDELLAHFAQPEHGGYRCVAPNLRGFEQSSAPADVAAYRAKPLVQDLTALIEVITQDSPTPGQLACLVAHDWGGALAWSVAAQRPASMRRLAIVNAPHPATFQRELANSPEQQASSAYMNFLARPDAAALLAENDFARLWPFFTNMAADSGPLAWLDDATRDRYRAVWRQGLHGPCAYYAASPLRPPAASDPGAAAVQLPRERVTVNVPTLVVWGLGDTALPEALLDGLQGFVPDLRIERVPGATHWIVHEQPRQVAALIAAFLGD, from the coding sequence ATGATCGACACCTTTCAACAGACCCTGCCGCACGGCATCACACTGAGCTGCCGAGCCGCGGGTGAACGCGGCCGGCCGGTGTTGCTGTTCCTGCACGGTTTCCCGGAAGCCGCGTTTGTGTGGGACGAACTGCTGGCGCATTTCGCACAGCCCGAGCATGGAGGATACCGCTGCGTGGCGCCCAACCTGCGCGGCTTTGAGCAGTCGAGTGCGCCCGCCGACGTGGCGGCCTACCGCGCCAAGCCACTGGTGCAGGACCTCACCGCGCTGATCGAGGTCATCACCCAGGACAGCCCCACCCCAGGCCAACTGGCTTGCCTGGTGGCACACGACTGGGGCGGTGCCTTGGCGTGGAGCGTGGCCGCTCAGCGTCCCGCGTCCATGCGCCGGCTGGCCATCGTCAACGCGCCCCACCCCGCCACCTTCCAGCGCGAACTCGCGAACTCACCGGAGCAGCAGGCGTCAAGCGCCTACATGAACTTCCTGGCGCGCCCGGATGCAGCGGCCCTGCTGGCCGAGAACGATTTCGCGCGCCTGTGGCCTTTTTTCACCAACATGGCGGCCGACAGCGGGCCGCTGGCCTGGCTGGACGACGCCACCCGGGACCGCTACCGGGCTGTCTGGCGCCAGGGGCTGCACGGCCCTTGCGCCTACTACGCGGCCTCGCCCCTGCGCCCACCCGCCGCCAGCGATCCCGGCGCGGCGGCGGTGCAGCTGCCGCGCGAGCGGGTGACGGTGAACGTGCCCACGCTGGTGGTCTGGGGGCTGGGCGACACCGCCTTGCCCGAGGCCCTGCTCGATGGATTGCAAGGCTTTGTACCCGACCTGCGCATTGAACGCGTGCCCGGCGCCACGCACTGGATCGTGCATGAGCAACCTCGACAGGTGGCGGCGCTGATCGCGGCTTTTCTGGGGGACTGA
- a CDS encoding LpxL/LpxP family acyltransferase: protein MSQPLPVSEHQLPPGGIANRLGLVFMHMLASLPLSWVRALGWLLGQALHLVAARRRRIALTNWGLCFPEQGAAERQRAVRQHFVFFAQAWLDRSWLWEASDATIRRRLKLTGDLQALAGNEPTVLFAPHFVGMDAGWTALTAHLDRRFCGIYAEQLNADVDRWMSQGRQRFGEPHIVAMRQGLKPLVAALRQGLPMYLLPDMDYGTRDSVFVPFFGVQTATITSLSRFARMARARVVPVVSRLTKEGYEVTVHSPWANYPTGNVEADTATMNTFLEGFIRATPEQYYWVHKRFKTRPEGEPSFYAGL, encoded by the coding sequence ATGTCCCAGCCCCTTCCCGTTTCCGAGCATCAGCTGCCTCCCGGCGGCATCGCCAACCGCCTGGGTCTGGTCTTCATGCACATGCTGGCGAGCCTGCCCCTGTCGTGGGTGCGCGCCCTGGGCTGGCTGCTGGGCCAGGCGCTGCATCTGGTGGCGGCGCGCCGCCGCCGCATTGCGCTCACCAACTGGGGTTTGTGTTTTCCCGAGCAAGGCGCTGCCGAGCGCCAGCGCGCGGTGCGCCAACACTTTGTGTTTTTTGCCCAAGCCTGGCTGGACCGCAGCTGGTTGTGGGAGGCCAGCGATGCCACCATCCGCCGCCGTCTCAAACTCACCGGCGACCTGCAGGCGCTCGCCGGCAACGAACCCACGGTCTTGTTCGCCCCGCACTTCGTGGGCATGGACGCCGGCTGGACCGCGCTGACCGCGCACCTGGATCGGCGCTTCTGCGGCATCTACGCCGAGCAGCTCAATGCCGATGTGGACCGCTGGATGTCGCAAGGCCGCCAGCGTTTCGGTGAGCCGCACATCGTGGCCATGCGCCAGGGCCTCAAACCGCTGGTGGCCGCCTTGCGACAGGGCCTCCCGATGTACCTCCTGCCCGACATGGATTACGGCACGCGGGACTCGGTCTTCGTGCCTTTCTTCGGCGTGCAGACCGCCACCATCACCTCGCTTTCGCGCTTTGCGCGCATGGCCCGGGCGCGTGTGGTGCCGGTGGTCAGCCGCCTGACGAAAGAGGGTTACGAAGTCACGGTGCATTCGCCCTGGGCCAACTACCCCACGGGCAATGTGGAGGCCGACACGGCCACGATGAACACGTTTCTTGAAGGCTTCATCCGCGCCACGCCCGAGCAGTACTACTGGGTGCACAAGCGCTTCAAGACGCGGCCCGAGGGCGAGCCCTCGTTCTACGCCGGCCTCTGA
- a CDS encoding lysophospholipid acyltransferase family protein, which yields MAPLIHLLFRAFSLLPLPVLHALGWVLGWASFLLSSRYRRRLLAHAKQAGYSTGVALRSVGEAGKLVAELPRLWLGRPVPVGWEGAAHIEAAQAGGSGVLFLTPHLGCFEITAQAYARRFGERHPMTVLFRPARQAAMRDLVSGARQRPGLLTAPTTLAGVKQLLKALKAGDAVGLLPDQVPPDGQGVWAPFFGRDAYTMTLSARLAQAGQTRVLVSWGERLSWGRGYLVHVRAFGPLDSDPVRAAGQINRAMEALVRECPAQYLWSYDRYKTPPPAR from the coding sequence TTGGCCCCGCTGATCCACCTCCTTTTTCGCGCCTTCAGCCTGCTGCCCTTGCCCGTGCTGCACGCGCTGGGCTGGGTGCTCGGCTGGGCCAGCTTTCTGCTCTCAAGCCGCTACCGTCGCCGTTTGCTCGCCCATGCGAAGCAAGCCGGGTATTCCACCGGGGTGGCGCTGCGATCGGTGGGTGAAGCCGGCAAGCTGGTGGCCGAGCTGCCGCGGCTGTGGCTGGGCCGCCCGGTGCCTGTGGGTTGGGAGGGTGCCGCTCACATCGAGGCAGCCCAGGCAGGAGGCTCGGGTGTGTTGTTCCTCACGCCGCACCTGGGCTGTTTCGAGATCACCGCGCAGGCCTATGCCCGGCGATTTGGCGAGCGCCACCCGATGACGGTGCTGTTTCGCCCGGCGCGGCAGGCGGCCATGCGCGATCTGGTGAGCGGCGCCCGGCAACGTCCGGGTTTGCTCACCGCCCCCACCACGCTGGCGGGTGTGAAGCAGCTCCTCAAGGCGCTCAAGGCGGGCGACGCGGTGGGTCTGTTGCCCGACCAGGTGCCGCCCGACGGCCAGGGCGTGTGGGCGCCGTTTTTCGGGCGCGACGCCTACACCATGACGCTCTCGGCGCGGCTGGCACAAGCCGGTCAGACGCGGGTGCTGGTCAGCTGGGGTGAACGTTTGAGCTGGGGCAGGGGCTACCTGGTGCACGTCCGGGCGTTCGGGCCGCTGGACAGCGACCCGGTGCGGGCGGCCGGCCAGATCAACCGGGCCATGGAAGCGCTGGTGCGAGAATGCCCGGCGCAATACCTCTGGTCGTACGACCGTTACAAGACCCCACCGCCCGCTCGCTGA
- the metK gene encoding methionine adenosyltransferase, translated as MANDFLFTSESVSEGHPDKVADQISDAILDAIFEQDPRSRVAAETLCNTGLVVLAGEITTNAHVDYIQVARDTLKRIGYDNTEYGIDYKGCAVMVCYDKQSNDIAQGVDHASDDHLNTGAGDQGLMFGYACDETPELMPAPIYYAHRLVERQAQLRKDGRLPFLRPDAKSQVTMRYVDGKPHSIDTVVLSTQHSPDQSETPTKMKASFNEAIIEEIIKPVLPKEWLKDTKFLINPTGRFVIGGPQGDCGLTGRKIIVDTYGGACPHGGGAFSGKDPSKVDRSAAYAARYVAKNIVAAGLAKQCQIQVAYAIGVARPMNVTVYTEGTGVIPDEQIAALVNEHFDLRPKGIIQMLDLLRPIYTKTAAYGHFGREEPEFFWERTDRAAALKKAAGL; from the coding sequence ATGGCGAACGACTTTCTTTTCACCTCCGAATCCGTCTCTGAAGGCCACCCCGACAAGGTCGCCGACCAGATCTCCGACGCGATTCTCGACGCAATTTTTGAGCAGGACCCCCGCAGCCGCGTGGCCGCCGAGACGCTGTGCAACACCGGTCTGGTGGTGCTCGCCGGCGAGATCACGACCAACGCGCATGTGGACTACATCCAGGTCGCACGTGACACGCTCAAGCGCATCGGCTACGACAACACCGAGTACGGCATCGACTACAAGGGTTGCGCGGTCATGGTCTGCTATGACAAGCAGTCCAACGACATCGCCCAGGGCGTGGACCACGCGTCCGACGACCACCTCAACACCGGCGCCGGCGACCAGGGTCTGATGTTCGGCTATGCCTGCGACGAGACGCCCGAGCTGATGCCCGCCCCGATCTACTACGCGCACCGCCTTGTGGAGCGCCAGGCCCAGCTGCGCAAGGACGGCCGCCTGCCGTTCCTGCGCCCCGATGCCAAGAGCCAGGTGACGATGCGCTACGTGGACGGCAAGCCGCACAGCATCGACACCGTGGTGCTCTCCACCCAACACAGCCCCGACCAGAGCGAGACGCCCACCAAGATGAAGGCCTCGTTCAATGAAGCCATCATTGAAGAGATCATCAAGCCGGTGCTGCCCAAGGAATGGCTGAAAGACACCAAGTTCCTGATCAACCCAACCGGTCGCTTCGTCATTGGTGGCCCGCAGGGCGACTGTGGCCTGACCGGCCGCAAGATCATTGTGGACACCTACGGCGGCGCCTGCCCGCACGGCGGTGGTGCCTTCTCCGGCAAGGACCCGTCCAAGGTCGACCGCTCGGCGGCGTATGCCGCGCGCTACGTGGCCAAGAACATCGTGGCCGCCGGCCTGGCCAAGCAGTGCCAGATCCAGGTGGCGTATGCGATCGGCGTGGCCCGCCCGATGAACGTGACGGTTTACACGGAAGGCACGGGTGTGATTCCCGACGAGCAGATCGCCGCACTCGTGAACGAACACTTTGACCTGCGTCCCAAAGGCATCATCCAGATGCTGGACCTGCTGCGCCCGATCTACACCAAGACCGCCGCCTACGGCCACTTCGGCCGCGAAGAGCCCGAGTTTTTCTGGGAGCGCACCGACCGCGCCGCCGCTCTCAAGAAGGCTGCCGGACTGTAA
- a CDS encoding PAS domain-containing sensor histidine kinase, whose product MDTSATTTEQQLAPITDELLAALSAARALYDNAPCGLLALDAELRCVNINQTLLDWLGTDRDEVVMFRKLTDLAAPASRGPASQHVEQLLISGRTEPLTLSLCRANGDFLQARLTSTAVYDAEGRFLHTSTVVSDLGNVPASHNADAPQDAILRSITDRIPARLAYYDKNLICRFANNAHAQRYGKKPEDMVGSHLSEVVRPEVLPEIMPRVLATLGGQTQNFEAERTAADGGRSYFEIHYLPDVQNGEIEGLFIELHDITERRRTEEFVLHANQDLEERVRERSEELFASEQRYRLMVDAIQDYCIYFVDEAGTVVDWTESAQRLHGHQRTQIVGQSYETLLCTDNAGEDEVDPGQVLRLAKEHGQWESRGWRLREDGSRFWAHTVLTALRNEMGELQGLSSITRDMTAAKSLEDVMNDLNRELEKRVAERTQQLVAANKDLDVFSHMVSHDLRAPLRHIASFVSLLQEQTGESTDNLARQYQTSIAKASKRMSLMIEGLLEYARLGRVTLESQPVPMAPLLHGVIAHLKQEHPDRHIEWTVDEDLPMVRGDAMLLAQAWGNLLDNAVKYTAKRSDAVIKVGWKVNPLGGRTFFVSDNGAGFDLEKAHNLFVMFQRQHHSMDFEGTGTGLALAQRIIDRHGGRIWSETAPGAGCTFYFTLPLETLEPELAFPQSAMAELTA is encoded by the coding sequence ATGGACACCTCTGCAACGACCACTGAGCAGCAGTTGGCACCCATCACCGACGAATTGCTGGCCGCCCTGAGCGCCGCCCGCGCCCTGTACGACAACGCGCCCTGCGGCCTGTTGGCGCTGGACGCCGAGCTGCGCTGCGTCAACATCAACCAGACCTTGCTGGACTGGCTGGGCACGGACCGCGACGAAGTGGTGATGTTCAGAAAGCTCACCGATCTGGCCGCGCCCGCGTCCCGCGGCCCGGCCTCCCAGCACGTGGAACAGCTGCTGATCAGCGGCCGCACCGAGCCGCTCACGCTGTCGCTGTGCCGCGCCAATGGCGATTTCCTGCAGGCCCGGCTCACGTCCACCGCTGTGTACGACGCCGAGGGCCGCTTCCTGCACACCAGCACGGTGGTGTCCGATCTGGGCAATGTGCCGGCCAGTCACAACGCCGATGCGCCGCAAGACGCGATCCTGCGCAGCATCACCGACCGCATTCCGGCCCGCCTGGCCTACTACGACAAGAACCTCATCTGCCGCTTTGCCAACAACGCGCACGCCCAGCGCTATGGCAAGAAGCCCGAAGACATGGTGGGCTCGCACCTGAGCGAGGTGGTGCGACCCGAGGTGCTGCCCGAAATCATGCCGCGCGTGCTGGCCACGCTGGGCGGCCAGACCCAGAACTTCGAAGCCGAACGCACCGCGGCGGACGGCGGGCGCAGCTACTTCGAGATCCACTATCTGCCCGATGTGCAGAACGGCGAGATCGAAGGTCTGTTCATCGAGTTGCACGACATCACCGAACGCCGGCGCACCGAAGAATTTGTGCTGCACGCCAACCAGGACCTGGAAGAACGCGTGCGTGAACGCTCGGAAGAGCTGTTTGCCAGCGAGCAGCGCTACCGCCTGATGGTCGACGCCATCCAGGACTACTGCATCTATTTCGTGGACGAGGCCGGCACGGTCGTCGACTGGACCGAAAGCGCGCAGCGCCTGCATGGCCACCAGCGCACGCAGATCGTCGGGCAGTCCTACGAAACCCTTTTGTGCACCGACAACGCGGGCGAAGACGAGGTCGATCCCGGCCAGGTGCTGCGCCTGGCCAAGGAGCACGGCCAGTGGGAGTCGCGCGGGTGGCGCCTGCGCGAGGACGGTTCGCGCTTCTGGGCACACACCGTGCTCACCGCGCTGCGCAATGAAATGGGCGAACTGCAGGGCCTCTCGAGCATCACACGCGACATGACCGCGGCCAAGAGCCTCGAGGACGTGATGAACGACCTCAACCGCGAACTGGAAAAGCGCGTGGCCGAACGCACGCAGCAGCTGGTGGCGGCCAACAAGGACCTGGACGTGTTCTCGCACATGGTCTCGCACGACCTGCGCGCGCCGCTGCGCCACATCGCCAGCTTCGTGAGCCTGCTGCAGGAACAGACCGGCGAATCCACCGACAACCTGGCCCGCCAGTACCAGACCTCGATCGCCAAAGCGTCCAAACGCATGAGCCTGATGATCGAAGGCCTGCTCGAATACGCGCGCCTGGGCCGCGTGACGCTGGAATCGCAACCGGTGCCGATGGCGCCCCTGCTGCACGGCGTGATTGCCCACCTGAAGCAGGAACACCCGGACCGCCACATCGAATGGACCGTCGACGAGGACCTGCCCATGGTGCGCGGCGATGCCATGTTGCTGGCCCAGGCCTGGGGCAACCTGCTCGACAACGCAGTGAAATACACCGCCAAGCGCAGCGATGCGGTCATCAAGGTGGGCTGGAAGGTCAACCCGCTGGGCGGACGCACCTTCTTCGTGAGCGACAACGGCGCCGGCTTCGACCTGGAAAAGGCGCACAACCTGTTCGTGATGTTCCAGCGCCAGCACCATTCGATGGACTTCGAAGGCACCGGCACCGGCCTGGCCCTGGCGCAGCGCATCATCGACCGCCACGGTGGCCGCATCTGGTCGGAAACCGCGCCGGGCGCAGGCTGCACCTTCTACTTCACGCTGCCGCTGGAGACCCTGGAGCCCGAGCTGGCGTTCCCGCAATCCGCGATGGCCGAACTCACCGCTTGA
- a CDS encoding SDR family oxidoreductase, with amino-acid sequence MPTAPTPFPLFSLHGRVALVTGAGRGLGLAMATALAAHGAEVWLNGRDADSLNAAVEQAGAHGARVHALPFDVTDETAATAAVARVLAENGRLDILINNVGQRRRQPLEQLPSQALRDMLEANLVSAWHLCREAARPMRAQGFGRIINVTSIAGPIARAGDAAYTTSKGALEALTRALAAELGPDGINVNAIAPGFFATEANAGMTGDAQTLAWLQQRTSLGRWGRADEIAGAAVFLASPAASYVTGHTLVVDGGYLAHF; translated from the coding sequence ATTCCCACCGCCCCGACACCCTTCCCTCTCTTCTCCCTGCACGGCCGCGTGGCCCTGGTCACCGGCGCCGGCCGTGGCCTGGGCCTGGCCATGGCCACCGCACTCGCCGCCCACGGCGCCGAGGTGTGGCTCAACGGGCGCGACGCCGACAGCCTGAACGCGGCCGTCGAGCAGGCAGGCGCCCACGGCGCCCGCGTCCACGCATTGCCGTTCGATGTGACCGATGAGACCGCGGCCACAGCCGCCGTGGCCCGCGTGCTGGCCGAAAACGGCCGCCTGGACATCCTGATCAACAACGTGGGGCAGCGCCGTCGGCAGCCGCTGGAACAGTTGCCCTCCCAGGCCTTGCGTGACATGCTGGAGGCCAACCTGGTGTCGGCCTGGCACCTGTGCCGCGAAGCCGCCCGGCCCATGCGGGCGCAGGGTTTCGGCCGCATCATCAACGTGACCTCCATCGCCGGGCCGATCGCCCGCGCCGGCGATGCCGCTTACACCACCAGCAAGGGCGCCCTCGAAGCCCTCACCCGGGCGCTCGCCGCCGAACTGGGCCCGGATGGCATCAACGTCAACGCCATTGCGCCCGGCTTCTTTGCGACCGAAGCCAACGCCGGCATGACAGGCGACGCGCAGACCCTGGCCTGGTTGCAGCAACGCACCTCGCTGGGCCGCTGGGGCCGGGCCGACGAAATCGCGGGCGCCGCCGTGTTCCTGGCGTCACCGGCGGCCAGCTACGTGACCGGGCACACCCTGGTGGTGGACGGCGGCTACCTCGCCCACTTCTGA
- a CDS encoding sensor domain-containing diguanylate cyclase, with the protein MDCYNHPPDPSPGFAVLFRSLAGLSVLLLGLWLALWPDLARAASNETDVTLQARHWTDPSGRLGIDEVVRRADGDFEAIVDYRSFQPGAGALWLRLDLPLRDTTRRWYLMLSAGAFTNLATLYTANPSGGWTAQQAGDHLPVSQWDHPDQTPVFLVDPQAAGPVWLRLENHPAPLSPRLVLLDERQLQDTRQWTFLMVGGYLGFGLLVLFLGWVHARLYADRAFVAYCCYVACMLGFQAAFTGVGGLFFWPGHAAWNDAAPAVFMLWLTASGIWFVREVCVVSRHSRRVDRIVLAWSVFGLLFPAAYLLLLNQPAFIVLNLYGLLSVLLSFGLCIWTWRRGETYAGWMALGFLPVHLAYPFPALRSAGVLPDSWATQYAVLIGSAIEIPLLLYILHRRAKDFSENRARLRAIESTDPLTGLTIAPVLLLRLRDALRRARRYDHRFGLVLVELSNHAAIVDREGREAGDRALVVTASRLSAVVRDVDTVCRIGETRFAVLVEGPEDLKLLGQHIVAKGLERVPQLPADMALRFRLVSAALPDEADGSVDDTFLMERLNHALDRLADDPRKVVLHLPQAV; encoded by the coding sequence ATGGATTGTTACAACCACCCCCCCGATCCGTCCCCCGGCTTTGCGGTCCTGTTTCGCTCGCTCGCGGGCCTGTCCGTGCTCTTGCTCGGCCTCTGGCTGGCGCTGTGGCCGGACCTTGCCCGCGCCGCGTCCAACGAAACCGATGTCACGCTGCAGGCGCGCCACTGGACCGATCCGTCCGGCCGCCTGGGCATCGACGAAGTGGTCCGGCGCGCGGACGGCGATTTTGAAGCCATCGTCGACTACCGCAGCTTCCAGCCTGGTGCCGGGGCGCTGTGGTTGCGTCTGGACCTGCCACTGCGCGACACCACCCGCCGCTGGTACCTGATGCTGAGCGCGGGGGCCTTCACCAACCTCGCCACGCTGTACACCGCCAACCCGTCCGGCGGGTGGACGGCCCAGCAGGCGGGCGACCACCTGCCCGTGTCGCAGTGGGACCACCCGGACCAGACGCCGGTCTTTCTGGTGGACCCCCAGGCCGCCGGCCCCGTGTGGCTGCGGCTGGAAAACCACCCGGCACCGCTGAGTCCGCGCCTGGTCCTGCTGGACGAGCGGCAGTTGCAGGACACACGGCAATGGACCTTCCTCATGGTGGGCGGCTACCTGGGTTTTGGCCTGCTGGTGCTGTTCCTGGGCTGGGTGCATGCCCGTCTGTATGCCGACCGGGCCTTTGTTGCGTATTGCTGTTATGTCGCCTGCATGCTGGGCTTTCAGGCTGCCTTCACCGGCGTGGGCGGGCTGTTTTTCTGGCCCGGCCACGCGGCGTGGAACGACGCGGCGCCGGCCGTGTTCATGCTCTGGTTGACCGCCTCGGGCATCTGGTTCGTGCGCGAGGTCTGCGTGGTCTCTCGACACAGCCGGAGGGTCGACCGTATCGTGCTGGCGTGGTCGGTGTTCGGCCTGTTGTTCCCGGCGGCCTACCTGCTGCTGCTGAACCAGCCGGCTTTCATCGTGCTCAACCTCTACGGCTTGCTGTCGGTGTTGCTGAGCTTCGGCTTGTGCATCTGGACCTGGCGCCGCGGCGAGACCTACGCGGGCTGGATGGCGCTGGGTTTTCTGCCGGTGCACCTTGCGTATCCGTTCCCAGCGCTGCGCAGCGCCGGCGTGCTGCCTGACAGCTGGGCCACGCAGTATGCGGTGCTGATCGGCTCGGCGATCGAGATCCCGCTGTTGCTCTACATCCTGCATCGCCGCGCCAAGGACTTCAGCGAAAACCGCGCGCGCCTGCGTGCGATTGAAAGCACCGACCCCTTGACCGGTCTGACGATTGCGCCGGTCTTGCTGCTGCGCCTGCGCGACGCCTTGCGCCGCGCGCGCCGGTACGACCACCGTTTCGGGCTGGTGCTGGTGGAGCTGTCCAACCACGCTGCCATCGTCGATCGCGAGGGACGCGAGGCGGGGGACCGGGCGCTGGTGGTAACGGCTTCGCGATTGTCGGCCGTGGTGCGCGACGTGGACACGGTCTGCCGCATCGGCGAAACCCGCTTCGCGGTGCTGGTCGAAGGCCCTGAAGACCTCAAGCTGCTGGGCCAGCACATCGTGGCCAAAGGCCTGGAGCGGGTGCCCCAGCTGCCGGCCGACATGGCCTTGCGTTTTCGCCTGGTGTCGGCCGCACTGCCCGACGAGGCCGATGGATCGGTGGATGACACGTTCTTGATGGAGCGCCTGAATCACGCGTTGGACCGGCTTGCGGACGATCCTCGCAAGGTGGTGTTGCACCTGCCCCAGGCGGTTTGA
- a CDS encoding DUF2254 domain-containing protein → MSLYRALIWLKAAENRLWVKPAVGSVVAVLIALVAAVGNRLIPAGLLPDIERSTLDNLLGVIASSMLGVATFSLSIMVAAFSSAAVGASPRAIQLVAGDSDTQNAITTFISAFIYAIIANTALGLGLYGGTGRFILFVCTMGVLLYLIVTLVRWVKTLSVLGRMENTLAKLETAAVGAMDAYRRSPGMGARTAHGPMPTGAPVRANKVGYLRHIDMQTLQEQAVAASARLHVRVRPGQLVHPGTVLVIVEAGADNDKPDPDPDALRQTFVLGDGRSFDQDPRFGLIVLCEVAQRALSPAVNDPGTAIAAMNTITRVLVDTPTDPVARETPLDRLTLVPLDPADFIHQAFDPIARDGAAVPEVQLRMQKLLSIVAEGCDEEVGNAARRQAATSLQRAMLALVLEEDKTRLCELHTTLFSGSPVAA, encoded by the coding sequence ATGTCCTTGTACCGCGCCCTCATCTGGTTGAAAGCCGCCGAAAACCGCCTTTGGGTCAAGCCCGCCGTGGGCAGCGTGGTGGCGGTACTGATCGCGCTGGTGGCGGCCGTGGGCAACCGCCTCATCCCGGCAGGCCTGCTTCCCGACATCGAACGCAGCACGCTCGACAACCTGCTCGGGGTCATCGCATCGAGCATGCTGGGCGTGGCCACGTTCTCGCTGTCGATCATGGTGGCGGCGTTCTCCTCGGCGGCTGTGGGCGCATCACCGCGCGCCATCCAGCTGGTGGCCGGTGATTCGGACACGCAGAACGCCATCACCACCTTCATCTCGGCCTTCATCTACGCGATCATCGCCAACACCGCGCTGGGACTCGGCCTGTACGGAGGCACCGGACGTTTCATCCTGTTCGTCTGCACCATGGGTGTGTTGCTCTACCTGATCGTGACACTGGTGCGCTGGGTGAAAACGCTCTCGGTGCTGGGCCGAATGGAGAACACCCTGGCCAAACTCGAAACCGCGGCGGTGGGTGCCATGGACGCTTACCGACGTTCACCCGGCATGGGGGCACGCACAGCGCATGGGCCCATGCCGACAGGCGCGCCGGTGCGCGCAAACAAGGTGGGTTACCTGCGCCACATCGACATGCAGACCCTGCAAGAGCAGGCGGTGGCGGCCTCGGCCCGGTTGCACGTGCGCGTGCGCCCGGGCCAGCTGGTCCACCCCGGCACCGTTCTGGTGATCGTCGAGGCGGGTGCTGACAACGACAAACCCGACCCCGACCCCGACGCGCTGCGTCAGACTTTCGTGCTGGGCGACGGCCGCAGCTTCGACCAGGACCCGCGCTTCGGACTGATCGTGCTGTGCGAGGTGGCGCAGCGCGCCTTGTCACCCGCCGTCAACGACCCCGGCACGGCCATTGCTGCCATGAACACCATCACGCGGGTGCTGGTGGACACCCCCACCGACCCAGTTGCCCGGGAAACGCCGCTGGACCGACTGACGCTCGTACCCCTGGACCCGGCCGACTTCATCCACCAGGCGTTTGATCCCATCGCGCGGGACGGCGCCGCAGTGCCGGAAGTGCAGCTGCGCATGCAGAAGTTGCTGTCGATCGTTGCAGAGGGCTGCGACGAGGAAGTGGGGAATGCAGCGCGCCGGCAGGCAGCGACCAGCCTTCAAAGGGCCATGCTGGCCTTGGTGCTGGAGGAAGACAAGACGCGCTTGTGCGAACTGCACACCACGCTGTTTTCGGGCTCCCCCGTCGCCGCCTGA